The proteins below come from a single Acidobacteriota bacterium genomic window:
- a CDS encoding DUF2156 domain-containing protein — MSLKGWNSTSYQILNPGIRRWFSQSGDAVTGYVTTRRAWVVVGAPVCTIERLKEVVSEFESEAARDNMRVCYLCAEARLEAVFSNSTTHAKVLLGAQPVWNPQNWAVCVSKNRSLRKQLNRAHNKNVFVTEWSAERAFANTELLNCLHEWLKGKGLPPMHFMVEPETLSRLFDRRIFVAERDGAVVGFVMLSPVPMRNGWLFEQYVHSPDSPNGTVELMIDAAMRALSNGQSEYATLGLSPLSTRAEIEPFRNPVWLSLLLTWIRAHGRRFYNFEGLDSFKAKFRPERWEPVFAISNEPRLSPSTLYAIASAFSRNAPIRLFLGGLRRAVRSEIRWLIQKL; from the coding sequence GTGTCGCTGAAAGGATGGAATTCTACCTCGTACCAAATTCTCAATCCCGGCATACGACGATGGTTCTCCCAGTCGGGAGATGCGGTAACGGGCTATGTCACAACTAGACGAGCTTGGGTCGTCGTAGGTGCACCGGTTTGTACGATTGAGCGGTTGAAGGAGGTTGTGTCTGAATTTGAAAGCGAGGCAGCACGCGACAATATGCGAGTTTGCTATCTTTGCGCCGAAGCGAGGCTGGAGGCGGTTTTTTCAAACTCGACAACCCACGCCAAAGTGCTTTTGGGTGCTCAGCCGGTGTGGAACCCCCAAAACTGGGCGGTATGCGTGTCCAAAAACAGGTCGCTTCGCAAGCAGCTTAACCGGGCACACAACAAAAACGTATTCGTTACCGAATGGTCGGCGGAACGGGCATTTGCAAACACAGAGTTGCTCAATTGTTTACATGAGTGGCTTAAAGGGAAGGGGCTACCACCGATGCACTTTATGGTTGAGCCGGAAACGCTAAGCCGCTTATTCGACCGACGGATATTTGTAGCCGAACGCGATGGAGCAGTAGTCGGTTTTGTGATGCTTTCACCGGTTCCGATGCGAAACGGTTGGCTCTTTGAACAATACGTGCATAGTCCCGACTCGCCAAACGGAACGGTCGAATTGATGATCGACGCGGCTATGAGGGCATTGTCTAATGGTCAAAGCGAATATGCGACTCTCGGACTGTCACCGCTCTCAACCAGAGCTGAGATAGAACCATTTAGAAATCCCGTATGGCTTAGCCTCCTGCTCACATGGATTCGTGCTCACGGACGGAGATTCTACAATTTTGAAGGGCTTGATTCTTTTAAGGCGAAATTTCGCCCGGAGAGATGGGAGCCTGTATTTGCTATATCCAATGAGCCGCGGCTTTCGCCCTCCACTCTGTATGCGATTGCGTCCGCATTCAGCAGAAATGCTCCAATACGACTTTTTTTAGGCGGATTGCGGCGAGCAGTTAGAAGTGAGATCCGTTGGCTAATCCAGAAATTGTAA
- the nhaA gene encoding Na+/H+ antiporter NhaA: MGIVQRKLSRSFKAFFDSEKSSGILLIVCTAVSLIFANSILGKNYLSIWSNYIGPLSVEHWINDGLMAIFFLLIGLELKRELYNGELSNFKNALLPIFAALGGLAFPALIHFFLNAGTPTQAGIGIPMATDIAFALGALAILGNRVPASLKVFVVAFAVLDDLCAIVIIAVFYTAELSALYLVGALLVLATLAAAARFLGIKSLVVYLLVGALAWYLMLKSGVHATIAGVLLAFAIPSSELEDDEESPSYQLEHLLHMPVAFVILPIFALCNTGIVIGADWAQNLTTPNSFGIIGGLVLGKPLGITLLSFIAVSIGICKLPLDLNWRHVLGAGLLGGIGFTMSIFITNLAFTDNALVINNSKMAILLASFTAGTAGFIWLKLFGQPEESDEDIDAMDFHVTET, translated from the coding sequence ATGGGAATTGTACAAAGAAAATTATCAAGATCGTTCAAGGCATTTTTCGACTCCGAGAAATCTAGCGGGATATTGTTGATCGTATGCACGGCCGTGTCGCTCATTTTCGCCAATTCGATCTTGGGCAAGAATTATTTGAGTATATGGAGCAACTACATCGGCCCCTTAAGCGTCGAGCACTGGATCAACGATGGGTTGATGGCGATTTTCTTCTTGCTCATAGGTTTGGAACTGAAACGCGAGCTTTATAACGGCGAGCTTTCGAATTTTAAGAACGCGCTTTTGCCTATTTTCGCCGCCCTTGGCGGACTTGCCTTTCCCGCTCTGATTCACTTCTTCCTTAACGCGGGAACACCGACACAGGCCGGGATCGGTATTCCGATGGCGACGGATATCGCATTCGCTCTCGGTGCCCTCGCGATTTTGGGCAACCGTGTTCCGGCGTCGCTGAAGGTTTTCGTTGTCGCGTTCGCAGTACTCGACGATCTGTGCGCGATCGTTATCATCGCGGTTTTTTACACCGCTGAGCTTTCCGCTCTATATCTTGTTGGAGCGCTCCTGGTTTTGGCCACGCTCGCGGCGGCGGCGCGTTTCTTAGGGATAAAGTCACTGGTTGTCTATTTGCTTGTCGGGGCGTTGGCGTGGTATCTGATGTTAAAATCAGGCGTTCACGCCACGATTGCCGGAGTTCTCCTCGCATTCGCAATTCCCTCGTCTGAATTGGAAGATGACGAGGAATCACCCTCATATCAACTTGAACACCTCTTGCACATGCCGGTCGCGTTTGTGATTCTGCCGATATTTGCGCTATGTAATACAGGCATTGTCATCGGCGCCGACTGGGCGCAAAACCTTACAACGCCAAACAGTTTTGGCATCATCGGCGGACTAGTACTCGGCAAACCACTTGGCATCACGCTCTTGAGTTTCATCGCTGTTTCGATCGGCATTTGCAAACTGCCGCTCGATTTGAACTGGAGGCACGTCTTGGGCGCCGGGCTACTCGGCGGCATCGGTTTTACAATGTCGATCTTTATTACAAACCTCGCGTTTACCGATAATGCACTAGTGATAAATAACTCTAAAATGGCGATTCTGCTCGCATCATTTACAGCAGGAACCGCCGGCTTTATCTGGCTTAAGCTCTTTGGACAGCCAGAAGAATCCGACGAAGATATAGACGCGATGGATTTTCACGTCACCGAAACATAA
- a CDS encoding SLC13 family permease, which produces MNFEMIFVFAVLLLAVYLFVTEKLPVDLVALVVMALLLVSGVVTPVEGLAGFSNMATITIAAMFILSAGLFRTGAVTFIGVFINRIFKNSFWIAILLVMIIVGVLSAFINNTPVIAIFLPILLGAARETGISASKILMPVSFASMFGGVCTLIGTSTNILVSSIAEKNNLPAFTMFEFAPLGLIMFAVGTAYLLLVGIRLIPERRGQGDLTESFALSEYLTEIVLLPHAASVGSKIRNSALVHDLDINIIEIRRGDERIQQPTGDVVLLADDILIVRCNLDEIRALQERSGIRFKPQTKWGDESITSEDFRLVEAVIDPNGPLVGSTLQRSNFRENYGGTVLAIRHNGKLLREKLSDKVLTAGDMLLVEIHIDRLNAFKRSNDLIVTSEQQTVEFRRNKVVIAVAVVAGVILAASLNFAPIVVTATVGAIILILTRCITLDEAYHAIEWKIIFLLAGVLSLGVALENTGAARLISTQLIGTVGTLGLIALVSAFYILTSLLTEMMSNTATAALLAPIAIATAATLGVNPQPFLVAVTFAASASFMTPVGYQTNTMIYGPGQYKFIDFLKVGTPLNIIFWLLATFLIPVFWKF; this is translated from the coding sequence ATGAATTTTGAGATGATTTTCGTCTTTGCCGTCCTGCTTCTAGCGGTCTATCTGTTCGTTACTGAGAAATTGCCGGTCGATCTTGTTGCTCTCGTAGTGATGGCTTTGCTTCTTGTCAGCGGTGTCGTAACGCCCGTCGAGGGACTTGCGGGTTTTAGCAACATGGCAACGATCACAATCGCCGCGATGTTTATCCTGAGCGCGGGGCTCTTTAGGACGGGAGCGGTTACATTCATCGGCGTCTTTATCAACCGCATTTTCAAGAATTCATTTTGGATCGCGATCCTTTTGGTGATGATCATTGTCGGCGTGCTTTCCGCGTTTATTAACAACACGCCGGTTATCGCGATCTTTCTTCCGATCCTTCTTGGGGCTGCGCGTGAGACTGGAATAAGTGCGTCGAAGATCCTGATGCCCGTCTCATTTGCGTCGATGTTCGGAGGCGTGTGTACATTGATCGGAACCTCGACAAATATTCTGGTCAGCTCTATCGCCGAAAAGAACAACCTGCCCGCATTTACGATGTTTGAGTTTGCTCCGCTCGGTTTGATAATGTTCGCGGTCGGTACGGCTTACCTGCTGTTAGTCGGCATTCGTTTAATACCCGAGCGTCGCGGCCAAGGCGATTTGACCGAATCTTTCGCACTCAGCGAATACCTTACCGAGATTGTTCTTTTGCCACACGCCGCGTCAGTCGGATCGAAAATTCGAAACTCGGCCCTCGTGCATGATCTCGACATTAACATCATCGAGATCCGCCGCGGAGATGAGCGGATACAGCAGCCGACGGGCGACGTTGTCCTGCTCGCCGATGATATTTTGATCGTCCGCTGTAACCTCGATGAGATACGCGCTCTTCAGGAACGCTCGGGCATCAGGTTCAAACCGCAGACCAAATGGGGCGACGAGAGCATTACCTCCGAGGATTTCCGACTGGTCGAGGCGGTCATAGATCCAAATGGGCCGCTCGTCGGCAGCACTCTTCAGAGATCAAATTTCCGTGAAAACTATGGAGGGACCGTTCTCGCGATCCGTCATAACGGCAAACTCCTCCGGGAAAAACTTTCCGACAAGGTACTAACGGCCGGAGACATGCTCCTCGTCGAAATCCACATTGACCGTCTCAACGCTTTCAAACGAAGCAACGATCTCATCGTCACCTCCGAGCAACAGACGGTCGAATTCCGGCGAAACAAGGTGGTCATCGCGGTTGCGGTCGTCGCGGGAGTGATCCTCGCCGCAAGCCTTAATTTCGCACCGATCGTCGTCACCGCGACCGTCGGTGCGATCATTCTGATTTTGACCAGATGTATCACGCTCGACGAGGCGTACCATGCGATCGAATGGAAGATCATCTTCCTACTCGCCGGCGTTCTGTCTCTCGGCGTCGCCCTCGAAAACACGGGCGCCGCCCGACTGATCTCGACGCAGCTCATCGGCACCGTAGGCACGCTCGGCCTCATCGCTCTCGTCTCGGCGTTCTACATCCTGACCTCGCTACTCACCGAGATGATGTCAAACACCGCCACCGCCGCCCTGCTCGCCCCCATCGCCATCGCCACCGCCGCCACCCTCGGCGTCAACCCGCAGCCCTTCCTGGTCGCCGTCACCTTCGCCGCCTCCGCCAGCTTCATGACCCCCGTCGGCTACCAAACAAACACCATGATCTACGGTCCCGGCCAATACAAATTCATCGATTTCCTCAAGGTCGGCACCCCGCTAAACATCATCTTCTGGCTCCTCGCGACATTTCTAATTCCGGTTTTTTGGAAGTTTTGA
- a CDS encoding Na+/H+ antiporter → MEQFLATETLIIELLLIVSLVALAVRRLRIPYTVALVVVGLLITFQQPIGIDLTPELILSIFIPPLVFEAAFHLEFKSLRANWLPIVGLAIPGVLVTTFVVGGIVSWGVGISLSSALVFGALIAATDPVAVVSLFKALGAPKRLTTLVESESLFNDGTAIVVFKLLVVLALGVAVSETGEASQPFDLLTATVDFFRVSAGGLLVGVGLGWVIAQVIARVDDYLIETMLTTVLAFGAYLVAERFHVSGVLAVVAAGIITGNIGLKGMSPTTRIVLFNFWEFLAFVANSLVFLLIGLEVNLREIGANIVPIGVALGAVLLSRALVVYGITALTNLRSTNKVPFAYRHVLFWGGLRGAISLALALSLPLALAERDLLRTMTFGVVLFTLLAQGTTMQFLMKRLGLGVAPALELEYERRHGRLIAAQAALHRIEEMYHANLFSLAIWQQSEPELQRQVDDALAAQNELLKKHPELQLEEREDARREGLNAQRSALTTMLSSGLISDAVYEELVTEVDHALEKINHGTELVLASDGFEQTV, encoded by the coding sequence ATGGAACAGTTCTTAGCAACTGAGACGTTGATTATTGAGCTGCTGCTGATCGTTTCGCTCGTCGCTCTGGCCGTGCGGCGGCTGCGGATCCCGTATACGGTGGCCCTTGTGGTCGTCGGATTGCTGATCACTTTTCAGCAGCCGATCGGGATCGATCTCACGCCGGAGCTGATCTTGTCGATCTTTATTCCGCCGCTTGTCTTTGAAGCCGCATTTCATCTTGAGTTCAAATCTCTCCGTGCAAACTGGCTGCCGATCGTCGGGCTGGCGATTCCCGGTGTTCTGGTCACGACGTTTGTGGTCGGCGGTATTGTTTCATGGGGCGTAGGCATTTCGTTGTCGAGCGCTCTGGTTTTCGGGGCATTGATCGCCGCGACCGATCCGGTGGCGGTGGTATCGCTGTTCAAAGCATTGGGAGCTCCGAAGCGTCTGACGACTCTCGTCGAGAGCGAGAGTTTGTTTAACGACGGAACAGCGATCGTTGTTTTCAAATTGCTGGTTGTGTTGGCTTTGGGCGTGGCCGTCAGCGAAACGGGCGAAGCGTCCCAACCATTTGATTTATTGACAGCAACGGTTGATTTCTTTCGAGTCTCGGCCGGCGGCTTGCTGGTCGGTGTCGGCTTGGGATGGGTTATCGCACAGGTGATCGCTCGCGTGGACGACTATTTGATCGAAACGATGCTCACGACCGTCCTTGCCTTCGGGGCGTATCTGGTCGCCGAGCGGTTTCATGTTTCAGGGGTCCTAGCGGTAGTAGCGGCGGGAATTATCACCGGCAACATCGGCTTGAAAGGGATGTCGCCGACGACGCGGATCGTTCTGTTCAATTTTTGGGAGTTCCTTGCGTTTGTCGCAAATTCGCTTGTATTTCTGCTGATCGGCCTGGAGGTGAATCTGCGCGAGATCGGTGCCAATATTGTCCCGATCGGCGTAGCTCTGGGAGCGGTTTTATTGAGCCGGGCGCTGGTCGTTTACGGAATAACGGCTTTGACGAACCTGCGTTCGACAAATAAAGTTCCGTTCGCCTACCGACACGTCCTTTTCTGGGGCGGATTGCGCGGAGCGATCTCTCTGGCACTGGCATTGAGCCTACCGCTTGCTCTCGCGGAACGAGATCTTTTACGAACGATGACGTTCGGCGTGGTTTTGTTCACGCTGCTGGCACAGGGAACTACGATGCAGTTTTTGATGAAGCGTTTAGGACTAGGAGTGGCGCCCGCGCTCGAGCTCGAATACGAACGCCGCCACGGACGCCTCATCGCCGCGCAGGCTGCACTTCATCGAATCGAAGAAATGTATCACGCCAATTTGTTCTCGCTAGCGATTTGGCAGCAGTCCGAACCCGAACTGCAACGGCAGGTCGACGACGCTCTCGCCGCGCAAAACGAACTGTTAAAGAAACACCCCGAACTCCAGCTCGAAGAACGCGAAGACGCCCGCCGCGAAGGCCTCAACGCCCAACGCTCTGCCCTGACCACAATGCTCAGCAGCGGCCTCATCTCCGACGCGGTCTATGAAGAACTCGTCACCGAAGTCGATCACGCCCTCGAAAAGATCAATCACGGAACGGAACTGGTTTTAGCAAGCGACGGTTTCGAGCAAACGGTGTGA
- a CDS encoding response regulator transcription factor translates to MKVIIADDHVILREGIRQILDCESDIEVVGEASDGAELFKLILENKVDVIVLDITMPGQSGLEILKDVTRLYPKTPVIMLSMHRSDQYALRSFRAGASGYLTKQAASDELVAAIRTAHRGEKYVNSEVAGIFANFFKKGEPAELHALLSDRELEVFRLIALGIGLSQIGQQMNLSVKTISTYRSRIMEKTGFLSNADITRYSIENKLS, encoded by the coding sequence ATGAAAGTTATAATAGCGGACGATCACGTAATTTTAAGAGAAGGTATTAGGCAGATACTTGATTGCGAATCCGACATCGAAGTCGTAGGCGAGGCCTCGGATGGAGCCGAACTCTTCAAGCTAATTCTCGAAAACAAGGTTGATGTAATCGTCCTCGATATTACAATGCCGGGGCAGAGCGGGCTTGAGATCCTGAAAGATGTCACCCGTTTGTATCCCAAAACTCCTGTAATCATGCTAAGTATGCATCGCAGTGATCAATACGCCCTGAGATCATTCCGGGCAGGAGCCTCCGGCTACCTCACAAAGCAAGCTGCTTCGGATGAACTTGTCGCTGCGATTCGAACCGCCCACAGGGGCGAGAAATATGTCAATTCCGAGGTTGCTGGCATTTTTGCCAATTTTTTCAAAAAAGGTGAGCCCGCAGAACTTCATGCCTTACTGTCCGATCGGGAACTCGAGGTTTTTCGCTTGATTGCCTTAGGCATTGGCTTGAGCCAAATTGGCCAACAGATGAACCTGAGTGTGAAAACGATTAGTACTTATCGCTCCAGAATAATGGAAAAAACGGGATTCCTTAGCAACGCCGATATTACCCGATATTCAATCGAAAATAAGTTGAGCTAG
- a CDS encoding methyltransferase domain-containing protein — translation MKNQSEKLAAIPRGNTSKGVNRKIIELLLTNKKAEAPSRLLDIPCGNGEFLDATHDCFPDWILTGADLDQPKESFSHSFIELDGAQPKTLEGQFDVVTCISGVMEFDNTLSFFKAIRRIISDDGDLIVTNDNLLTAKDRLLYLLSGRFTQYPFRSVSGIPTWKILPAQNLIRILGDAGFTVNTIEYVPVLSGDWLWIVVGFPLFVFELLASAVSTPDPLRQPVFQFRSFLSRHYVLTCCPTVNR, via the coding sequence GTGAAGAACCAATCTGAAAAATTAGCAGCCATACCGAGGGGTAATACATCGAAGGGTGTCAATCGCAAAATAATTGAATTACTTCTAACAAACAAAAAGGCAGAGGCCCCAAGTCGGCTCTTGGACATACCCTGCGGAAATGGTGAATTTTTGGATGCGACGCACGATTGTTTTCCAGACTGGATTTTGACCGGCGCTGACTTGGATCAGCCGAAGGAATCATTTTCTCATTCCTTTATCGAACTTGACGGGGCTCAACCGAAAACATTAGAGGGGCAATTTGACGTCGTTACATGCATCAGCGGTGTGATGGAATTTGATAACACGCTTTCTTTTTTTAAAGCCATCCGACGAATTATCTCCGATGATGGCGACCTAATTGTCACCAACGATAACCTGCTCACGGCGAAGGATCGACTGCTGTATTTACTTTCGGGACGGTTCACCCAATATCCTTTCAGGAGTGTTTCCGGTATCCCTACCTGGAAGATATTGCCCGCGCAAAATCTAATTAGAATCTTAGGAGATGCAGGCTTTACGGTTAATACGATTGAGTATGTTCCGGTGTTGTCCGGTGACTGGTTGTGGATCGTGGTTGGTTTCCCGCTTTTCGTTTTTGAACTGCTTGCAAGCGCTGTCTCAACGCCCGATCCGCTACGGCAGCCTGTATTCCAGTTTCGCTCTTTTCTCTCGCGGCATTATGTTCTGACTTGTTGCCCGACCGTTAATCGGTAA
- a CDS encoding DUF3862 domain-containing protein, producing MKNTIGFVVLLAAILGCSSFSKKETSNNAAPAPAKTEPAKTDAAPPSASDLTLEKFNQLTVGMKYDEVVKILGSAGTEASSSSSAGNKYVSYKWEGANNARITATFKNDVLTTKNQLNVRSTTTQAATSDLTMAKYEQLNTGLSYAEAAKIIGSEGSQTSSSTSSNYKTTTYKWEGDKNARIYVIFKDDKIQSKSQSNLK from the coding sequence ATGAAAAACACTATCGGATTTGTAGTACTATTGGCGGCCATTCTCGGCTGCTCATCATTCAGCAAGAAAGAAACATCAAACAATGCCGCACCGGCACCTGCCAAGACCGAACCGGCTAAAACCGATGCTGCTCCGCCGAGTGCATCGGACTTGACGCTTGAGAAATTTAACCAGCTAACCGTTGGAATGAAATATGACGAGGTCGTCAAAATTCTTGGCTCCGCAGGAACAGAAGCTAGCAGTTCTTCGTCGGCAGGAAACAAATATGTTTCGTATAAATGGGAAGGTGCGAACAATGCCCGAATAACCGCAACCTTCAAAAATGATGTTCTGACCACAAAGAATCAGTTAAATGTAAGATCAACGACAACCCAAGCAGCAACATCCGATCTCACAATGGCAAAATACGAACAGCTAAATACTGGTTTGAGCTATGCCGAAGCCGCAAAAATAATCGGTTCGGAAGGCTCACAAACCAGCAGTTCAACTTCGAGCAACTACAAGACGACGACTTACAAATGGGAAGGCGACAAAAACGCACGAATTTATGTCATTTTCAAAGATGACAAAATCCAGTCAAAGTCACAGTCAAATCTGAAGTAG
- a CDS encoding polysaccharide deacetylase family protein yields the protein MRSQILILSLHRVGYPPANATHRNLFTTPRLLTFLLRFLKLLGFRFATLKDGLSATDGKIAIITFDDGYEDNFTLGLPVLQKFNAPATVFVITGDVGARNLSWDEAGEKLPADFMSWNELKKLRECGWEIGSHAHSHIHLAEHPRRVQTDAITRSINEIKENLGETTVSFAYPYGSYDQVTLEVLDEAGIEAAVTIMPSTSRKHPLDENPLELSRVSIGGRNLHHYFKSMVRILRATGISSLLPVPKLAEPSSNSVAVTD from the coding sequence ATGCGTTCACAGATCCTGATACTCAGTTTACACAGGGTAGGATATCCGCCTGCGAATGCGACACACCGTAATCTTTTTACGACGCCGCGTTTACTTACCTTCCTGCTAAGGTTCCTTAAGCTATTAGGGTTTCGATTCGCGACGCTAAAAGACGGGCTATCTGCTACCGATGGCAAAATTGCCATAATTACGTTTGACGATGGGTATGAAGATAATTTCACACTTGGACTTCCTGTCCTTCAGAAATTCAATGCTCCGGCCACAGTTTTTGTTATTACAGGGGATGTCGGGGCAAGAAACTTAAGTTGGGATGAAGCAGGAGAAAAACTGCCCGCGGATTTCATGTCATGGAATGAATTGAAGAAGCTACGAGAATGTGGATGGGAAATAGGTAGTCACGCACATAGTCACATTCACCTTGCAGAGCACCCTCGTAGAGTGCAGACGGATGCCATAACCAGGTCCATAAATGAAATCAAAGAAAATCTCGGTGAGACTACCGTTTCTTTCGCATACCCGTATGGAAGCTATGATCAAGTTACGTTAGAGGTTCTCGATGAAGCAGGTATTGAGGCAGCAGTCACTATTATGCCATCCACTAGCAGAAAACATCCTCTGGATGAGAACCCGTTAGAGTTAAGTCGAGTATCGATCGGCGGACGAAATCTTCATCACTATTTTAAGTCTATGGTTCGTATTCTCAGAGCGACCGGAATTTCCTCCTTATTACCTGTTCCTAAATTGGCCGAGCCGTCGTCGAACTCGGTAGCCGTTACCGATTAA
- a CDS encoding tetratricopeptide repeat protein: MSDEKPKTIDFGEFRFNMSERILSRNDEIIPLPPKATEILALLIEKDGQIVTREDLLATVWKDTFVEEGNINYTISLLRKALGDKDLIQTVPRRGYKLVAPPSGNNDKQLSKDRKPQQRYLRFAAVALLLIVVLGITGFVYFRNGSTVVSPSTKSITTLAVLPLKNLSEDDLDNSVILGLTDSLITRLAGLRRFRVRPYSAVEHFAKGKKDSIELGAELKVDAVIAGTYQKIDSRMRVNLRLIDVRDGSQLWTYTFDEPNGDIFALQDQLALRVAGSLLDNVTPNDEEILGKRYTENREAYLAYLRGRTIFSRRIEKGFQQSLDAYQQALALDPTFALAYSGLGDLFTRQGNGATGAQAAENYKKATAYIKRALELDADLSEAHASLGRLKRSNEWDWIGAEKEFKKAIELDPNNATAIAWCAQMLSFLGRTDEALAMVERAIEVDPVTPMVEDVKFAILESAGRFDEGLKIAESRYNFDKQNQTARRALPTFLFHTGQYERAITVTEEMAVSDRGRQFVWSSLLATLYSKTGNPAKAGEHLQKLEEMSKENSKADYSLAINYAELGRVDDAFAALERCFNLREERLVWLNVDPRLTSIRDDARFRLLVEKMQFAASS, from the coding sequence ATGAGTGACGAAAAACCGAAAACTATTGACTTTGGTGAATTCCGTTTTAATATGTCGGAACGGATACTCTCGCGCAACGATGAGATTATTCCGCTGCCGCCGAAGGCTACTGAGATTCTCGCTCTGCTTATCGAAAAGGATGGCCAGATAGTCACGCGCGAAGACCTTTTGGCGACCGTTTGGAAGGATACGTTTGTCGAAGAAGGAAATATTAACTACACGATCTCTTTGCTCCGAAAGGCCCTTGGCGACAAAGACCTGATCCAGACCGTCCCGCGTCGCGGATATAAACTTGTTGCTCCGCCTAGTGGCAACAACGACAAGCAACTATCTAAAGATCGTAAGCCTCAGCAAAGATACCTAAGATTCGCGGCAGTCGCACTTCTGCTGATCGTGGTATTAGGAATTACGGGTTTTGTATATTTTCGAAACGGTTCAACCGTCGTTTCGCCTTCGACAAAGAGCATTACGACGTTAGCCGTTCTCCCACTTAAGAACTTATCCGAAGACGATTTAGACAACAGTGTAATACTCGGCCTTACTGATTCTCTTATCACACGTCTGGCGGGATTGAGACGTTTCAGGGTTCGACCTTATTCGGCGGTTGAACATTTCGCAAAAGGAAAAAAAGATTCGATTGAATTGGGGGCCGAATTAAAAGTTGACGCTGTTATCGCTGGAACCTATCAAAAAATAGACAGCCGAATGCGCGTTAACCTGCGGCTGATCGATGTTCGCGACGGCTCGCAATTGTGGACTTATACATTCGACGAGCCAAACGGCGATATATTCGCACTGCAAGATCAACTTGCACTGCGTGTTGCCGGTTCGCTTCTCGATAACGTAACGCCGAACGACGAAGAGATTCTGGGAAAACGATATACCGAGAATCGCGAAGCATATCTCGCATATCTTCGTGGACGCACAATCTTTTCCCGCCGCATCGAGAAGGGTTTTCAGCAATCTCTTGACGCCTACCAACAGGCACTGGCGCTTGATCCAACATTCGCCCTTGCCTATTCTGGACTCGGCGATCTGTTCACGCGGCAGGGAAACGGCGCGACAGGCGCTCAGGCCGCCGAAAATTATAAAAAGGCGACCGCCTACATCAAACGAGCACTCGAACTCGACGCTGACCTCTCCGAAGCCCACGCATCTCTCGGCAGACTAAAGCGCAGCAATGAATGGGATTGGATCGGTGCCGAAAAGGAATTTAAGAAGGCTATTGAACTGGACCCGAACAATGCGACAGCAATCGCATGGTGCGCGCAAATGCTGTCGTTTCTAGGCAGAACCGATGAGGCTCTCGCAATGGTCGAACGCGCGATTGAGGTCGATCCGGTCACGCCAATGGTCGAGGACGTTAAATTTGCAATACTCGAATCCGCAGGGCGTTTTGACGAAGGTCTAAAGATCGCCGAGAGTCGATACAATTTTGACAAACAGAATCAAACCGCACGTCGTGCGTTGCCGACATTTCTCTTTCATACCGGACAATACGAGCGAGCAATAACCGTCACGGAAGAAATGGCGGTATCTGATCGAGGACGACAGTTCGTCTGGTCATCGCTGCTTGCCACGCTATATTCAAAGACAGGAAACCCCGCGAAAGCCGGCGAACATTTGCAAAAGCTCGAAGAAATGTCCAAAGAAAACTCGAAAGCCGACTATTCTCTTGCGATCAACTATGCCGAACTAGGCCGCGTCGATGACGCATTCGCCGCCCTCGAAAGATGTTTCAACCTCCGCGAAGAACGCCTCGTCTGGCTAAATGTCGATCCTCGCCTAACGTCAATTCGAGACGACGCGCGATTTCGACTGCTGGTAGAAAAGATGCAGTTCGCCGCTAGTAGCTAG